Sequence from the Clostridium botulinum genome:
GTCTGCACCAAAGAATATTGGTAAAAATGCAATTACAAAATAGAATATAAACAAACAAAGCATTCCCATATAATTAATTCTATCTATACCTTTTGTATCTGCATTTTCTGCATACTTATCTGCCTTGTGCATAAAGAATGAAAATAACGTAAAAATAAATGTTATGGCAGCTTGTACAGCTACAGCAAATGGTATTGCTACACCTACTGCTGCTTGTGGTTCTAATTTACCTAAAATAGCTATACTTGTTCCAATAATACCTCCAATAACTACATTAGGAGGTTGTGCTCCTGCAAGTGGAACCATACCCATAAATACAAGTTCTAATGCGGCTCCAACTATAAGTCCTGTTTTTACATCTCCTAAAATTAAACCTACTACAAGTCCCGTTACTATTGGCCTGTGTATATGAAGTAATCCATCATATAAATCGATACCTGCAATACCTGCCCAAATAGCAATTAATAAAGCTTTAACAAACATAATGTTCCTCCTTCATTAATATATTTTTTCATAATAAAAATATTTTTAAATTTATGGATTCATATGTGTTTATAAATATCTTCATCTATTGCTTCATCAGGTACTCTTCTTATTTCTAGTTGAACTCCTAATTCTTTGAGTCTTCTAAAAGCTTGTTTATCACTTTCGTCTATAAAAACAGTAGAAGAAATTTGTTTCTTTCCTTCACTGAAATGTAAATTACCTATATTTATCTTTTTTATAGGAACTCCTCCCTCAACTAATCTTACTGCATCTTGTGGAGTTCTACATACCAAGAAAATCAATTGTCTTGGTGCTGCTTTGTTTATTATATTTACAGTCTTTTGTATCGAGAAAAACCTTATCCCTATAGTATCTGGAATGACCATCTCCATTAAATTTTGTTGAACAGAATCTTTGGCCACTTCATCATTTGCTACTACAAGTAAATTTGCCCCTAGGTGATTTACCCAAGTAACGCCTACTTGTCCATGTACTAGTCTATTGTCAATTCTAGTCATTAATATGTTTGGCATTTCTCACTCCTCCTATAAATACCAGTTTATTTTCTAATAATTGGTAATTACCATACTTAAATATTAAACCTTTACAAACTTTGTGTCAACATGTTTAATTATATTATTTAATTAAAATAAAATTATAATTTTAATTTTTTTTACTTACTTTTAAACATAAAAAAATATAATATACTCGTAATTAAAGATGAAGTAATCACTATAAATATAATTCCTATAACATTTAAAATACTTAATAATACCCCATATATAACGCAACTTATTAAAAACATTAAAATAAATTTCATTATCTCTATAATCCTATGTTTTTCTCTAATTATGTTAAGCATTTGCTTTTCTGATAAATTTTCATTTTTATATTTTCTAGTAAAATGACTACTTATTGTACCAGATAAAAATGTTTTTATAATAAACTCTCCAATAAAAATTACAAACACACTCGCAAAAGATACAATAAATATTTTATAGTTAGAAATTTCAACTGGTAATGTCCAGTTTGCCAATTTTAAGAATAAACTCATAGCTATAAGTATACATATAGCTATAGGAGTACTAAATAAAATTAATAATAAAGAAACCTTCAAGTTTTCCTTTCCAGTACTTTTTAAAGCAAATATATTATAAATGTATATTGTTGAAAAAGATAAAATAAATCCTAATAAAATAAAGTTAAAATATTTCATAAAATTCGCCCTCCTTTTAAGTTAATTATATTTTATTTTTTAAAAATTATAACCAATTTTGCAATTTATGCAAAACCGATAAACATTTACATAAATTCTTATCTCTTTTAATTCTTTATCACATACATATTAAATTTTTTTCATTAATATCTTTAAGTATTTAGGAGGTTTTTAAAATGTTAATTACAAATTGCAACATTATTTATTTAGATAAAATAGAAAAAGGTTCTGTTATTATTCAAGATGGTAAAATAAAAAAAATTAATCCGTCTAATTTTACTAATAATGAGATTAATCAAATTATAGATGCAAAAGGTTTATACCTTTCACCTGGATTTATAGATGCACATATTCATGGTGCTGGTGGATGTGATACTATGGATGGAACAATAGATTCTATAAATACAATTGCAAAAACAATAGCCAAGCATGGTACAACATCCTTTGTTCCTACTACTATGACAGTTTCAATTAGTGATATTAATAAGTCTATGAGAGTTATTAAATTATTAAAAGAAAAAGGTTCAAAAGGTGCTCATGTTTTAGGAGCTCATTTAGAAGGTCCTTTTATAAATTCAAATGCAATTGGTGCTCAAAATCCTAATTACATTTTGCCACCATCAATATCAACTTATAAATCTATGGTTAAGGATTGTGAGGACTCTGTTATCTCACTTACATTGGCACCAGAACTTGATGGCTCTAAAGATTTAATTAAATATCTTTCTAACAAAGGAATTATCTGTTCATTAGGCCATACAAAAGCTACTTATGAAGAAACAATAGATGCAATAAAATGTGGTGCTACTCATTCAACTCACCTTTATAATGCAATGCCTTCCTTTACTCACAGAAATCCGGGGATTATAGGCGCTATATTTGATAGTGATATAAAAACAGAAACTATTTCAGATGGAATTCATATCTCATATCCTGCATTGAGAATTGCTTATAAGCAAAAAGGTACAGATAATGTTTTGTTAATAACTGATGCTATGATGGCATGTTGTATGCCTGATGGAAAATATAAATTAGGTGGGCAAGATGTTATAGTTAAAAATGGCGCAGCAAGAGTTAAGTCTGGATCTTTAGCAGGTTCAATACTAACCCTTAATAAAGCTATTAAAAATATTTATAAAAATTCAGATTTGCCTTTAAATGAAATTGTAAAAATGGCTTCATATAATCCAGCTAAACATTGTAAGGTAGATAATCATAAGGGATTAATTAAAGAAGGTTACGATGCTGATTTAGTATTATTTGATGATAATATAAACATAAAAAAAGTATTTATTTCAGGAAAAGAATTTTATTAAAAAATCATTTTATTTAAGGCTCTGTTTTAAATAAAATGTTGATATTAGGCAATTAAAAAGTGGATATGTTAACATATCCACTTTTTTCATATTAATATTCAAATTTAAGTTATTTTTTCTGTGTTAAATGTATTTATACATCTATTCCATTTAAGGTAGTTACTTATGCATATATCAACATGTTACTAAAGCACAGCCTTTAATTATAATTTTTCACGTCTCTTAGTTGATTTTATAAATAATTTTTTTAGAGATTCTTTATCATCATGTTTTATTGCATCTTTTATTTTATCTAGTTCACATTCAAATGATTCTATGGATTTTAATAGATTTTCTTTATTTCCTAAAAAAAGTTCACTCCATAAATCTTCGTTTATATTAGCAATTCTAGTTAAATCCCTATAACTATCACCAATAAAACTTCCAGTGTCCCTTCCCTCTAAATCACTATTTACAAGAGCTACTGCTAGTGAATGGGGCAATTGACTAGTAAATCCTATCATTTCATCATGAAATTCTGGACTTATTCTTTTAACTCTTTTAAAACCTATTTCATATGCTAAATTTTCTACTAACTTCAAATTAGCCTCTTTATTTTTTGAAGTTGGAGTCAAAATATAGTTAGCCCCCTTAAAAACATCACTGCTTGCAAAATCTATTCCCTTTTTTTCTCTTCCAGCCATTGGGTGCCCAAATACAAAATCTATATTTGAAGGTAATATATTAACTATATCATTTATAAATAACTTCTTTATTCCAGTTGCATCAGTTATTACTGCCCCATCTTTAAAATTATCTATATTATTTTTAATAAAATCTTTAACAAGCTTAGGATATATTGATATTATAATTAAATCCGCATCTTTTAAAATTTCATTTCCATCAGTATATCCTCTTTTTATTAAATTTAATTTTTCAGCTTTTAATAATGTCTCTTTATTATTGTCTATGCCATAAACATCTTTATAATCCGCATCTTTTAATGCCATTGCAAAAGATCCACCTATTACTCCAAGACCTACTATTACTACTCTCATATATAGCCCTCCAAGAATTATATTTCTTTTCCTTCTATTTCCGCTACTGCTTTAACTTTACCCATAAGTCCATCAAATTGATCTGGAGTAAGTGATTGTTGCCCATCACTCAAAGCATTTTCTGGATCATTATGAACTTCTATCATTAAACCATCAGCCCCTGCAATTATTGCTGCTTTTGCCATTGGCTCAACTAAGTATGCATACCCGCCTGCATGACTTGGATCTATAATTATAGGCAAATGTGATAACCTCTTAATAACAGGAATTGCTTGTAAATCTAGCGTATTTCTAGTT
This genomic interval carries:
- the agaW gene encoding PTS N-acetylgalactosamine transporter subunit IIC encodes the protein MFVKALLIAIWAGIAGIDLYDGLLHIHRPIVTGLVVGLILGDVKTGLIVGAALELVFMGMVPLAGAQPPNVVIGGIIGTSIAILGKLEPQAAVGVAIPFAVAVQAAITFIFTLFSFFMHKADKYAENADTKGIDRINYMGMLCLFIFYFVIAFLPIFFGADKAAEIVRAVPEWIINGLKVAGGVMPAIGFAMLLKIMLKKEYMAFLIIGFLFVTYGHISILGLALVGLSIALYDYYSASNKKVVKVAEEEYEDGI
- the agaV gene encoding PTS N-acetylgalactosamine transporter subunit IIB; the protein is MPNILMTRIDNRLVHGQVGVTWVNHLGANLLVVANDEVAKDSVQQNLMEMVIPDTIGIRFFSIQKTVNIINKAAPRQLIFLVCRTPQDAVRLVEGGVPIKKINIGNLHFSEGKKQISSTVFIDESDKQAFRRLKELGVQLEIRRVPDEAIDEDIYKHI
- the nagA gene encoding N-acetylglucosamine-6-phosphate deacetylase, with the translated sequence MLITNCNIIYLDKIEKGSVIIQDGKIKKINPSNFTNNEINQIIDAKGLYLSPGFIDAHIHGAGGCDTMDGTIDSINTIAKTIAKHGTTSFVPTTMTVSISDINKSMRVIKLLKEKGSKGAHVLGAHLEGPFINSNAIGAQNPNYILPPSISTYKSMVKDCEDSVISLTLAPELDGSKDLIKYLSNKGIICSLGHTKATYEETIDAIKCGATHSTHLYNAMPSFTHRNPGIIGAIFDSDIKTETISDGIHISYPALRIAYKQKGTDNVLLITDAMMACCMPDGKYKLGGQDVIVKNGAARVKSGSLAGSILTLNKAIKNIYKNSDLPLNEIVKMASYNPAKHCKVDNHKGLIKEGYDADLVLFDDNINIKKVFISGKEFY
- a CDS encoding prephenate dehydrogenase: MRVVIVGLGVIGGSFAMALKDADYKDVYGIDNNKETLLKAEKLNLIKRGYTDGNEILKDADLIIISIYPKLVKDFIKNNIDNFKDGAVITDATGIKKLFINDIVNILPSNIDFVFGHPMAGREKKGIDFASSDVFKGANYILTPTSKNKEANLKLVENLAYEIGFKRVKRISPEFHDEMIGFTSQLPHSLAVALVNSDLEGRDTGSFIGDSYRDLTRIANINEDLWSELFLGNKENLLKSIESFECELDKIKDAIKHDDKESLKKLFIKSTKRREKL